Proteins encoded in a region of the Paramagnetospirillum magneticum AMB-1 genome:
- the mrdA gene encoding penicillin-binding protein 2 — MYHDNDRSKLFSRRAMMLAGGKAGLMGALAARMYYLQVMEADKYAVQAEDNRISTRLLAPPRGLILDRNGIAMAVNQHNYRVMVVPEQTPSLDYTLDALAKIIAIGDGDRSRIHKEVRRRRSFVPLSVRENLTWEEVARVEVNAADLPGVVIDVGQSRYYPLESLGAHILGYVSAVSENELSGDPLEELPGFRIGKGGVERIYDMALRGRHGTSTLEVNSVGRVIRELERKEGEPGLDLNLTLDMKLQEYAAQRLGEESAAVVVMDIHTGDVVVMASTPSFDPNSFNRGLSNEEWKDLSTNPRSPLTNKAIGGTFAPGSTFKMLTALAALEARDITPEMRVFCSGHTQLGSLKFHCWKKEGHGAQDLVTGIKNSCDVYFYEIARRVGYEKIAEMAKKFGLGAPTGIDLPGEKSGIIPNKAWKKATLKQPWYPGETLVNAIGQGYVTATAMQLATMTARIANGGYAVVPHVARDQISEKSAKSRATPSWPSLDVSRQSLALVRKGMFAVSNEPGGTAYKARITQEGMWLSGKTGSAQVRRITLRERETGVKKNDQLPWKERDHALFVAYAPEESPRYSIAVIVEHGGGGSAVAAPIARDIMIEVQKRDMARVATDASGEPLNPDLRRF; from the coding sequence ATGTACCATGACAACGACCGCTCCAAGCTGTTCTCCCGCCGAGCCATGATGCTGGCCGGCGGCAAGGCCGGACTGATGGGGGCGCTGGCGGCCCGCATGTACTACCTGCAGGTCATGGAGGCCGACAAATACGCCGTCCAGGCCGAGGACAACCGCATCAGCACCCGCCTGCTGGCCCCGCCGCGCGGGCTAATTCTGGACCGCAACGGCATCGCCATGGCGGTCAACCAGCACAATTACCGCGTCATGGTGGTGCCCGAGCAGACTCCGTCGCTGGACTACACCCTGGACGCCCTGGCCAAGATCATCGCCATCGGCGACGGCGACCGCTCGCGCATCCACAAGGAAGTGCGCCGCCGCCGCAGCTTCGTGCCGCTCAGCGTGCGCGAGAACCTGACCTGGGAGGAAGTGGCGCGCGTCGAGGTCAACGCCGCCGACCTGCCCGGCGTGGTCATCGACGTGGGGCAAAGCCGCTATTACCCGCTGGAGAGCCTGGGCGCCCATATCCTGGGCTACGTCTCGGCGGTGTCCGAGAACGAGCTGTCCGGCGACCCGCTGGAGGAGTTGCCGGGCTTTCGCATCGGCAAGGGCGGGGTCGAGCGCATCTACGACATGGCCCTGCGCGGCCGCCACGGCACCTCGACGCTGGAGGTCAATTCGGTGGGCCGCGTCATCCGCGAGCTGGAGCGCAAGGAAGGCGAGCCCGGTCTCGACCTCAACCTGACGCTCGACATGAAGCTGCAGGAATACGCCGCCCAGCGCCTGGGTGAGGAAAGCGCCGCGGTGGTGGTCATGGACATCCATACCGGCGACGTGGTGGTCATGGCGTCGACGCCCAGCTTCGACCCCAATTCCTTCAATCGCGGCCTGTCCAACGAGGAATGGAAGGATTTGTCCACCAATCCCCGCTCGCCGCTGACCAACAAGGCCATCGGCGGCACCTTTGCCCCCGGCTCCACCTTCAAGATGCTGACCGCGCTGGCCGCCCTGGAGGCCCGCGACATCACGCCGGAGATGCGGGTGTTCTGCTCGGGCCACACCCAGTTGGGCTCCCTCAAGTTCCATTGCTGGAAAAAGGAAGGCCACGGCGCCCAGGACCTGGTGACCGGCATCAAAAATTCCTGCGACGTCTATTTCTATGAAATCGCGCGGCGGGTGGGTTACGAAAAGATCGCCGAAATGGCAAAGAAGTTCGGCCTGGGCGCCCCCACCGGCATCGACCTGCCGGGCGAGAAGTCGGGCATCATCCCCAACAAGGCCTGGAAGAAGGCCACCCTGAAGCAGCCCTGGTATCCCGGCGAGACCCTGGTCAACGCCATCGGCCAGGGCTATGTCACCGCCACCGCCATGCAGTTGGCCACCATGACGGCGCGCATCGCCAATGGCGGCTACGCGGTGGTGCCCCATGTGGCCCGCGACCAAATCTCGGAAAAGTCGGCGAAAAGCCGCGCCACCCCGTCCTGGCCCAGCCTGGACGTGTCGCGCCAGTCGCTGGCCCTGGTCCGCAAGGGTATGTTCGCGGTATCCAACGAGCCGGGCGGCACCGCTTACAAGGCCCGCATCACCCAGGAAGGCATGTGGCTGTCGGGCAAGACCGGCTCGGCCCAGGTACGGCGCATCACCCTGCGCGAGCGCGAGACCGGGGTGAAGAAGAACGACCAGCTGCCCTGGAAGGAGCGCGACCACGCACTGTTCGTGGCCTATGCCCCGGAAGAGAGCCCGCGCTATTCCATCGCCGTCATCGTCGAGCATGGCGGCGGCGGCTCGGCGGTGGCCGCACCCATCGCCCGCGACATCATGATCGAAGTGCAAAAGCGCGACATGGCCCGGGTCGCCACCGATGCCAGCGGCGAGCCCCTGAATC